In Balearica regulorum gibbericeps isolate bBalReg1 chromosome 14, bBalReg1.pri, whole genome shotgun sequence, one genomic interval encodes:
- the LOC142603829 gene encoding SLC35A4 upstream microprotein gives MADDKDPLPKLKDLAFLKDQLESLQRRVENENGSLLASPFLKGFLAGYLIAKLRFSAVLGFVAGTCTGIYAAQNYAVPNVEKTVRDYFSSLKKGRD, from the exons ATGGCGGACGATAAG GACCCGCTGCCCAAGCTGAAGGACCTCGCCTTCCTGAAGGACCAGCTGGAGAGCCTGCAGCGCAGGGTGGAGAACGAG AATGGCTCTCTGCTGGCATCGCCCTTTCTCAAAGGTTTCCTGGCAGGCTACCTGATAGCCAAACTTCGCTTCTCGGCTGTCCTGGGATTCGTGGCTGGGACCTGCACAGGGATATATGCTGCTCAGAACTATGCTGTCCCCAACGTTGAAAAGACAGTCCGGGACTATTTCAGTTCACTGAAAAAAGGTCGGGACTAG